In Plasmodium cynomolgi strain B DNA, chromosome 6, whole genome shotgun sequence, the sequence TACGTTCCgaccatttttaaaaacagtAGCATGTCTTTGTGTGGGAGTGATGAGAGGTACCTCGTGCTGGGCACAcaagaaaggaaagaaatgcTAATGGATGAGGTGCATCTAAATGAGAGTGCCATAGGAGACCGAGGGGGTAGTGACCAtcatggaaaaaattccttaCCCCaggaattgaaaaagaaCAGAGCCGACTTATATGCCAACAATTATGTGAAGGTCTACCAGGGGGATGAAGACATGGAGCAGTTCCTAAACGAAGTGGCTGCTTCgaacaaaacggaaaagttCATAAAAGGTGCACTAAAGGTTTACGACACGTACGGAGAGGTCTTCAATTTGGTGTATGAGAAGCGGTACGAAGAGGCAGGCATCATATGCACTCATTTTAATGACCACATAAATCAACTCTTTTTGGGCACCACGGATGGGAATTGCCTCGTCTATTACGATGACAGTGATGACGGTCAGCACAGGGGTGATGACCAACGCGGAGGTGCTGACCAGCTCACCGATGAAGCTCCcttgggaaggaaaaaaaaaaaggaggtgttCTTGAGTACCTATACAAAGgcgtaaaaagaaaacatgAAAATGCCTCCTTTTACACGAATTCTGAACACATTTATAACTTGGATAATCTCCCGAAGGAAATCAAAATAACTGACGATGGAAACGTAATTATAAAGAAGGACGTGATAAATACGAAGGTTAAAATGGACCCAAAACTGAGCTCCTTCACAGCAAATGCATATGAGAAGAAGCGGCAAATCGGCATGTACTCTAAATATATAGTAGATGCCGAGCCTAGTGGGAAGACCTCGTCTAGCAGCCAAACCAACAAGGGCAACGagtatgaagaagaagacattGTTGAAAATTTGCGAAAAAGAGAACGGAGCAAACAAGGGGAAGACTATTTTATGAATGTCTACAAGTATACGCAGCCGCGTGCCATAATTGACTACTCTTCTGGCGAGGAGCAGGAGTACTCGGAGCTTTTGAAGAAACCAAAGTGCCCCCAGTGCGGGGTTAAGAACTGCGTCTGCGGGTTTATGCGCTCGGGGAGGAAGCGCGGCCGATGAGGGGGGAGCGCGGCAGATGAGGCGGAAGCGCGGCAGATGCGGCGGGGAAGTATAACCGCGGGGTGCAAACCCTACACTGCTGTCTATTGCTTCCATCCGGCATGACGACTTCCGGGTTCGAGTGACCTACACCGTTTACACAGTTACGTCTTTACACAGGTGGGCAGTTCGCCTGTTCGGTGGGCGCGGTGCTCCTGCGGGGCATCCGCACGTGCGGTTTGTTAAGAAAGTCAAactgtacaaaaaaaagggaagaagcggttGTCTGGGAGGAGCCATTCCGGTTTGGTTCGGCTTGGTCCGGTTTGGTCCAGCTTGGGGCAGCCCATCCGGGTGAGCTCACCTCTGCTGGATGATCTGCCCCCAATGCGGCTCCACCCTTTTCCCCGCCTACGGGACGGAGACCGGTTTGGGGTCGCCCTCCCGCAAGCGTTTGTTGTCCTCAAGCAGCTCGACGTACAGCCGCTGCAGCGACTTGTGGTACtcaatttcctttttgttttcctcacGTTCCTCCCGAATGCGCTCACGAGCATGCGCTTTCTCCCTCTCATGTAAATCGTTCAGCGCGTCCTTCTCATTCAAATAGTTTACATATAAGTTAAATTGTGAATCAAAGGATTTTTTATAAcccttaattttttgctcatAACCCTTTGTGTATACGTCGTATTtgttttctgtttttttatagagctctacatttttgtgaataaaGTTGTTTagcttttcacatttgtgtTTGTAACTCTCTTTGATATCACGTTCGCTCATGTGCTCGATAAGCGTGTATGCGTTTTTCGCGGGGCAGAAAAG encodes:
- a CDS encoding WD domain G-beta repeat domain containing protein (putative) — encoded protein: MNREEKSCSKLITLAEGSIIQSVDATSNLILVANGNKAYVYDRTGKILKNTIRGDMYITDVNKTRGHTRSVNCCRFHPCNENIFVSGSLDSTLRIWNLEKNICYGIDKELVHHQCIKVVNERNMMQNNVLCCQFVRDGNSIILGCENGQIEVRNKISNDYMYSPKPKQHIRREISHSDSVVDILTCKKRDNFFFTRSLDNTVKYWDRRNLQRCVKAIEYVPTIFKNSSMSLCGSDERYLVLGTQERKEMLMDEVHLNESAIGDRGGSDHHGKNSLPQELKKNRADLYANNYVKVYQGDEDMEQFLNEVAASNKTEKFIKGALKVYDTYGEVFNLVYEKRYEEAGIICTHFNDHINQLFLGTTDGNCLVYYDDSDDGQHRANAYEKKRQIGMYSKYIVDAEPSGKTSSSSQTNKGNEYEEEDIVENLRKRERSKQGEDYFMNVYKYTQPRAIIDYSSGEEQEYSELLKKPKCPQCGVKNCVCGFMRSGRKRGR